The sequence TACCTGTTATCCAGTTTTGTGCTCTCTGCATCCTTCATTGCCTGTTATATCTTTATCTGTTTACATGTTTATCATGCATCTCCCCCAGAACAGTGCTGATCCACAGTAAGCAATATTATCTGGATGAATAACTGAGGCGCTAAGCCCCTACTGTCTCCTTAAGATTCTGTTCCTCTCCATAGGCGCATCTTTGGAACAAGATCGGGGAACTACATCCCAGCCTCACGCTTCAGCTTGCTTGGAGCTTGAGACCTTGAGAGTCCTGGACAGCAGTCTTTTGACCTTGGCATCTAGAcgtctcccctctcccccatggCCCTGACAATGCTGAATGAGTTCCTGATTGAGGACCCAAACCCACCTATGCTGCTGTATCAGGTTAGCAAGACTGCTCAGTTAGATACCCTCAACTACCAGAGCTGCTTTATGCAAGGGGTCTTTGCCCATTTCCCTGAGATCTTATTTATCCACCGGACCTATAACCCAACGGGCAAGGTGCTATATACCTTCCTGGTAGATGGACCTCGGGTGCAGCTGGAGGGTCATCTGGCCCGGGCAGTCTACTTCGCCATTCCAGCCAAGGAGGATGCTGAAGGCCTGGCCCAGATGTTCCAGGTGTTCAAGAAGTTTAACCCAGCATGGGAGAGAGTCTGTACCATCCTGGTGGATCCGCACTTCCTCCCACTACCCACCCTTGCTATGGAGTTCCCCGCAGCTGAGGTCCTGCTCTCAGCCTTTCACATCTGTAAGTTCCTCCAGGGCAAGTTCTATCAGCTGTCCCTCGAACAGCCTGTGGAGAGGGTGCTCCTCAGTGCCCTGCAGAGCACAATGTGCTCGGCCACCGCTGGCAACCTGAGGAAGCTGTATACACTCCTGAGCAGCTGCATCCCTCCAGCCCGGCTGCCGGAGCTCCACTCCCACTGGCTGCTCAATGACCGGATCTGGCTGGCGCACCGCTGGCGAAGCCGAGCTGAGAGCAGCCGCTACTTCCAGGGCCTGGAGGTCACCACCCGCATCCTCAGCCAGCTCTTCGGCACCACCCCCTGTGTGGAACAAGGCATGGCCTCTCTGCTCCGGTACATGCAGCAGAATGCAGGAGACGAGGCAAGCTTCAGCCTGGGCCTGACTCCCCAGAAAAGTCAGGCCCCCTTAGACGTCAGCCCGGAAAGCCCCAAAGTGGAGCGGCTGGTAGAAGCCCGCATCCAGCACTCCCTCAATGCCATCTGCACGGGGCCGGCCGCCCAGCTCTGTCTGGGGGAGCTTGCTGTGGTCCAGAAATCTGTGCACCTCGTCAGTTCCGGCTCGGAGAAGGTGAACATCCAGATCCTGGAGGACACCCATCGGGtgcagccccagccccctgccgGCTGCAGCTGCTACTTTCACCAGGCCTTCCACCTGCCCTGCCGCCACATCCTGGCCATGCTCAGTGCTCGCCACCAGGTGCTTCAGCCCGACATGCTGCCCGCCCAGTGGACAGCAGGCTGTGCTGCCAGTCTCGACAACATTCTGGGCAGCAAGTGGAGTGAGACGCTGGATAAGCACTTGGCTGTGGCTCTCCTCACCGAGGAGGTGGGTCAGCTCTTGCAGCACTGCAGCCAGGAGGAGTTTGAACGGAGGTACAGCACCCTGCGGGAGCTGGCCGACAGCTGGATCGGCCCTTATGAGCAGGTCCAACTCTGATTACCTTCCATGCCCAGAGATGCTCATGCACACATACCCGCTCACATCCACCCCTAcatgcacaacacacacacacactattctaCTTCCGTGGGCCTtccttccaggaaaagaaaagggtcTTCTATTCTACCGTGGCCTGTTAACCTAAAATGTGTCTAGTTCCTAAGACAGGAGTCAGCAAACCCTTTCTGTAAAGGGCCtggcagtaaatattttagactttgctgGCCATGGTCTctgttgtatattcttggtttggttttgtttggcagccttttcaaatgattaaaaaccattcttagctcaagGGCCTTAGAAACAGGTGGCCCTGCTCTAGGATAAGATACTGGGTGGAGATCAGGTGCGGGGGCTTGGTAACAGCTTCCCCAGTCATTAGATGACTCACCTGACCCACAGAGGAGAGGAGGTGGATCCCAGCCTTTGTTCCCTGGCCCCCACAGGGGGGTCATTAAAGTCACATTTGCCTATTCCAGCCCTCGTCTCATTTTGTATCTTCTAGAAGACAGCAGAGCAAATATCATGGAAAGAATAGACTTTGGAGTCTGCCACTACGTGCAAATCCCAGTTCTTTCAATGCCTGATTTTTGAGGCCTAGTTGTACCTTTTACTAGCTCTGGGACATCAGGCAAGTCCCCCCTCAAAAGGCTCGATctgttcatctgtaaaaatggataTCCTCCCAGCACTGATGAGATTAAAGGAGAGCCTGCCTGTAATGGGCCCATGACCAGTGGGCGCTCAAGTGTTGATCTTCCTTCCTTGACACTCGTCCCATCACTTGCCCTCAGCTGGCTGGGAAATGTCAGGCAAGAGGAAAATTCACGTTGCCTAGGACTTTGTATCACAGTCTTGATCAAATCctgaaacaagacaaaagaggCCTCCACTccaagcgggggggggggccccctACCTCAGGTGATTTTCATTGTTACTACTCTGAGAAGTCCTGTCTCCTGACTTACTGGCATCTGGAGAAAGTTCCTGGGTCTGGGCCCTGATGAAAGACTTGTATTGACAAGAGTGGTTCATACCACCACCCTATCCCCATCCGTCTCACAGGCACTCCCAATTCTGTCTGCCCAAAAACCATACAGAGAAGCTGCCCTGTGCGTCTGGTGCTATTTCATCCAGCTACAAGCAGGAGCCAGGAGGCTGGCCTCTCCTGGATCTCATGAGGGGCATTTGCCCAGAGGCTGTGTGGGCACGGGCCTGCTCCCACCGCGCCCCCTCCGCGGCCCCCTCTGGCTCCGGATGGGCCATCATGAAAGCTTGAGCCGCCCGGATCAGGTCCTCTTCCCGAAGCCCTGGGACAGGCACGGTGGGGATGCCTGCGATCATCATGGCCAGGGTAAGGATGCAGATATCAGGCTGGGAGCCGGCCTCCTTCCCCCCTGCCTCAGAGGGCATCGGTAGAACCCCTGGTGACAGCCCACACAGCAGCAGGGGCCCAGGCCTGCTGGGGCCACCCAGGCGGGGAGCTCTGCTTCTGGAGCAGCCATCCTCCCAGCCCAAGCTCTCCGGCTGCCTTGCGAGGGGGAATCTGTGGTTGTATCGGCCATAATCCTTCCGCTGCAGTGTCTCCCAGCCAGCCCCCCCAGGGCAGCCCCTGGCTTCCGGCACTGCCAGGGCTGGGCCCCAGGCCTGGGCAACAGGAGCCACCTGCTCAGCTTTCTGGCTCACTGGGCCTAGTCCACCAGAGGCCACCACCACTGGCTCTATAGGACTATAGAGGCCAAGGGATGAGCCTGGAGAAGTAGCCCCACCTGTAGAGACAGGAACGAGATGGAATGTTACTCTCGGTGTCTTTCGGGAGGCCCTGAGGGGCAGGGCACAGAAGCAGAGTACTGGAAACAGGAGTGATTAAGACCAGCCCAACAGGGCTGTCTAGTGGTTGGGAACTAGGTGTTTTACTCATATCCGCACCCCCGGTCTCCAACACTGAGTAGGTAATGGAGAAGTGTTTGTTGATTGAATGAGTGAGCAGGTAGCTACTGGCAAGACCTTTCAGAATGGCTTTCTTCAGAGAACTGATTCCAGGGCCAGCCCAGAAACGTCCAGCAgaacccccacctccccagagcCAGGAAAACAAGTTCTCAGGGAAAGTTGTGATGCCCCCTCCAGTTCCGGGAGCCCCTCTCTCACCTTGACTGGAAGGCGGAAGACCTTGATGAGTTTGTGGAGACATGAAATAGGACATGGCGGCCGCAAAGCCCCCGTTTGTGAGGGAACAGTCCTCTGCCTCCTGTCCTACCCCTTCCACCATTCTAGAATGTCACCTCATAGTCCCTCCCCTTTACACCTGGAACCCACCTCATAGCACTGACCTGTTCGTTCTAGAACCTGTATATGACAATAGCATGGGGTTAAAAGAGTGCTGGACCAGGAACAGGACATTCTAGGTTCTTACTTctaccttgggcaagtcacttggataattttgttctttgatattctcctctgtaaaatggaagtaatgaTACTCACTTCCTCACCAGAAGTcgtgagcattaaatgagattatctgtcatggaagcaaatgatcaGAGATACCAATAAAGAAGCGAGTGCTTTGTGCTCTGCAGTATGAGAAGGAGTGCTCTGCCCTCACTcatttgctgtgtgacttcagaaTACATTCCTGTCTTTAGGCTTCGGTTTCCCATCTGCAGAATGAAATCGCTGGTCCAGGGTGTCAAACTGGGATGGACATTAAATTCTTTGGGGAGCGCTCAGAAATCCTGATGCCCAGCCTTgtcccagaccaattaaatccgAACCCCTGGGTCAGACCCAGTTAGTATTAGTCCCTCAAGTGTTTATACTATATGCCAAAGTCAAGACCTCTATTCTAGGGGAATGCTCCTCAATCCTGGCTGTACATTAGAATCTCTGGGGAGCTTTTACAAAAGAACAACGTCTAGGCCTAATCCTCCAACAATCAGAACGGGAATCTCTGGAGATGGGGTTTGGGGCATCAGCTCTCCAATGTATCCCAGATAACCCTAATGAGCAGCCCGACTAGGAATGCTGGTCTAGGTGATGTCTATAATgctgtctaggggcgcctgggtggctcagtcagtgaaacatctgccttcggctcaggtcatgatcccagggtcctgggattggagccccacgttggctcagcaggggaggctgcttctccctctccttctgcccctgatcatgtgctctctctcaaataaaatcttaaaaataactaaataaaatgccCTGTCTTGCTCTGACCTGCTGACTCTCAACGTTTCTACAAGTGCTGCTAATGGGCTTCCAGGGCAAGGAGACCGTCCAGTGATGGGTGTCAGCATCAGCTGTGTTTATTTCCAGGCCTGGCCGGCTCCGGGGCCAGGACATGCTCGTGGCCCAGTTCTAGGGCCGCTGCAGGCCTTTACTCGTACTTGCAGAAATCCTTAAGTCCTTTTGGCAGGTGGAGCCCATCAATGGCCAACCGGTGCACCACGCTCCTTTGGATGACCAGGCGGCAGAGAGTCTGCAGGGACGGCACTGTGGAAAGAAGGCTGTCAGAGGCAAACTGTCAGAGGGGCATCTGAGCCTGAGACCCAGAAGACCTAGGTCCTGGTTCTCCTTTTGTCATTaacttgggcaagtcccttctgCTTTCTAGGTCCAGCCTGCATCACAGGCTGTTCATGTGGTTGACATAGCACCTCTTTCAAAACCTCCACAATGCTGCAGCCCTGTTTCTATTGGAACCCCTCTTAGCAGTTGCTGGGGGGCACAGGCAGTGTGCCTGACTCACCTGTGCACACCCAACATTCCAGCACAGGTCTGACACAAGAGTGGGTTCTAGTTCACTGAATTCATAAAATGATCAGAGGTATAAATAAAGGGCTTAAGaaggctaggggcgcctgggtgggttaaagcctctgccttcggctcaggtcatgatcccagggtcctgggatcaagccctgcatctggctccctgctcagcaggaaacctgctttccccccactctttgcctatctgtgatctgtctgtcaaacaaatacataaatcttaaaaagtggggggggggggcttaagAAGGCTATAAAGGACCAGATCGCAGGAACAATCTGGAGCCTATGATGCCTTTCAACCGGTATGCCCAAATCCAGGAGCATTTGTCTAATAAGAGAGCACACAGCTTCCAAGGCAGCCCAGGTGTGAGTTTAGGTTAATACAGCCCTAGGTTAATATAGAAAACACTGGCAAAGCAAGCAACCTAATAGATCACAGCTGAGATGgcgaaacagaggcccagagccaGGCAGTGACTTGTTCAAGATCCCAAGCAAAAGCAGAATTTCAAGTCTGATGCCTTAACTTCTACACTAAGGCTGGACAAACGGAAGTCTTGCTAGCTGGAGTGAGAATTCTAGCAAATTCCTGTTCCCACACTGGGCCAGGAGGGGTCGCTGCTCAGGGGGTGGGATACCTACAGCCATACTCGAGCTGGACCAGGCGCACGCTCTTGGTGGAGGCAAACACGTCCACCACTGCGTAGAGAGGCTGGGCGGCTGGCAGCCCCCGGGCGCTAGGGCCCATGTCCTCGCCGTTGATGATGATGTGCATGTCGGCAGTGCCGTCCGGGCGTGGGCAGAAAAGAACGCCCAGACGGCTGCGGCGCGCGGTCGGTGGCAGCACGTTCAGCTCATACAGCTGATCCAAGAGGTGGCTGTAGAGCCCGGGCCGGCTGCGACCCACGAGGCGGTCGCGGGGAATGCGAAACTGCTCGATGCACAGATACGGTTCCACCAGGAGGGCCGGGGGGCGGCTGGGGGCCAATGCCTCTGCCTCCGGGCGGTCCTCCCGGGGCACGCGGTTGTGATGGCGCGTAATGGCGAAGACCCAGGTGTGGCCGAGGCTGACTAGGTCGGGCAGCGAAAACTCGGGCACGGAGGCCAGAGTGGCGGGGTCTAGCGCGGTCAGGCCGAGGCGCAGGTGCCCGCACCAGCCCAGCTCTTTCTCCTCGATCTCGACCAGGAATACCTGGCCCGGGGCCAGCGGCTCGCGACTGAAGCATACGCCGTGAGCGAAACTCTCCACGCGTGTGGCCCGCGTCCCGGAGAGGTCCACGCGGATGTTGGCACCGTGCACCTGGTGGAAGCGGGTGGGACAGGGCTCGGGACGCGCGGATCTCCAGGCCGCTCCCAAGTCCACGGGGTCGGAGACAGCAGCCATCTCCCGGCCACGAGACAGGCCAGCGGGCGCCGGGGGCTATTTTGGGAGGCGTGCTCAGAGGGTGACCGCGGGGGCACCAAGTAAGGTAACCGTCCCATCCCCCCGACTGCCCTTCCCGAGGCTCTGCCCTGGGGTCCTAGCGCCGCTTGCTCAGCCATCCCGCTTGGACAGGGGCCCACCGGGAGGCCGAGGGATCCTGGCCGCCCACATCTGGGTCATCTGATGGCTGGCGCGCGCGACACGACCTGGGAGGACTGCGGACTCTGACCGCACGCAAGCCGCCGCCTGCGAGCCGCCAGTCCCGGGGGACCAGCGAGGCCCGGGCTGGCTGACTGTCACGTGACGCCGGCACCCACGTGACTTCGACTCCACATGACCTCCCGCGACCGGGCCCCTCCAGGAGAGCGAGGACGCGGGGGAGCAGAGGTGAGGGTGTCCGGGGAGGCCGGAGGGGACCCGCGGCCCGGGCGGGTGGGCGCTGGAGCCTGGCCGGGAACTTCTCTGGTCGCGCGCCGCCAGCTCTTCCGCGGGGCCGCCCCGCGGAAGCGCGGAGGAGCGAGGGAGCGCGGAAACAGACGGCCCTGCTTCCTGCTGCAGATGATCGGAGCCGCGCTGTCGCCTccttggctgctgctgctgctcctgccctGGGCGCCCCCAGGCCAGGCAGCGCCAGACGTGGATGAGATCCAGTGCCTGCCTGGGTTGGCCAAGCAGCCGGCTTTCCGCCAGTACTCCGGCTACCTCCGTGGCTCCGGCTCCAAGCACCTCCACTACTGGTCTGCCGCCCTCCctccggggcggggaggggacggGGCACGAGCTGGGGGAGGGTCTGAAGACCTCCCGGGGAGCCTGGTAGAGGGGCACTCACCCTGCTCTACCTCCCCTCCCAGGTTTGTGGAATCGCAGAAGGATCCCAAGAGCAGCCCTCTGGTGCTTTGGCTCAACGGAGGGCCTGGCTGCAGCTCCCTAGATGGCTTCCTCACAGAGCACGGCCCCTTCCTGGTGAGTGGAAAGCCACGGTCTCCCCCCTACAACCAGGAAGGGGACAGCCCCCAaaggaaggggctggggaggagggagagcaggacTTGGAGGTGTTCCCAGTGT comes from Mustela nigripes isolate SB6536 chromosome 7, MUSNIG.SB6536, whole genome shotgun sequence and encodes:
- the ZSWIM1 gene encoding zinc finger SWIM domain-containing protein 1, which produces MALTMLNEFLIEDPNPPMLLYQVSKTAQLDTLNYQSCFMQGVFAHFPEILFIHRTYNPTGKVLYTFLVDGPRVQLEGHLARAVYFAIPAKEDAEGLAQMFQVFKKFNPAWERVCTILVDPHFLPLPTLAMEFPAAEVLLSAFHICKFLQGKFYQLSLEQPVERVLLSALQSTMCSATAGNLRKLYTLLSSCIPPARLPELHSHWLLNDRIWLAHRWRSRAESSRYFQGLEVTTRILSQLFGTTPCVEQGMASLLRYMQQNAGDEASFSLGLTPQKSQAPLDVSPESPKVERLVEARIQHSLNAICTGPAAQLCLGELAVVQKSVHLVSSGSEKVNIQILEDTHRVQPQPPAGCSCYFHQAFHLPCRHILAMLSARHQVLQPDMLPAQWTAGCAASLDNILGSKWSETLDKHLAVALLTEEVGQLLQHCSQEEFERRYSTLRELADSWIGPYEQVQL
- the SPATA25 gene encoding spermatogenesis-associated protein 25 — encoded protein: MVEGVGQEAEDCSLTNGGFAAAMSYFMSPQTHQGLPPSSQGGATSPGSSLGLYSPIEPVVVASGGLGPVSQKAEQVAPVAQAWGPALAVPEARGCPGGAGWETLQRKDYGRYNHRFPLARQPESLGWEDGCSRSRAPRLGGPSRPGPLLLCGLSPGVLPMPSEAGGKEAGSQPDICILTLAMMIAGIPTVPVPGLREEDLIRAAQAFMMAHPEPEGAAEGARWEQARAHTASGQMPLMRSRRGQPPGSCL
- the NEURL2 gene encoding neuralized-like protein 2 isoform X1, translated to MAAVSDPVDLGAAWRSARPEPCPTRFHQVHGANIRVDLSGTRATRVESFAHGVCFSREPLAPGQVFLVEIEEKELGWCGHLRLGLTALDPATLASVPEFSLPDLVSLGHTWVFAITRHHNRVPREDRPEAEALAPSRPPALLVEPYLCIEQFRIPRDRLVGRSRPGLYSHLLDQLYELNVLPPTARRSRLGVLFCPRPDGTADMHIIINGEDMGPSARGLPAAQPLYAVVDVFASTKSVRLVQLEYGSFFPQCRPCRLSAAWSSKGAWCTGWPLMGSTCQKDLRISASTSKGLQRP
- the NEURL2 gene encoding neuralized-like protein 2 isoform X2; protein product: MAAVSDPVDLGAAWRSARPEPCPTRFHQVHGANIRVDLSGTRATRVESFAHGVCFSREPLAPGQVFLVEIEEKELGWCGHLRLGLTALDPATLASVPEFSLPDLVSLGHTWVFAITRHHNRVPREDRPEAEALAPSRPPALLVEPYLCIEQFRIPRDRLVGRSRPGLYSHLLDQLYELNVLPPTARRSRLGVLFCPRPDGTADMHIIINGEDMGPSARGLPAAQPLYAVVDVFASTKSVRLVQLEYGLPSLQTLCRLVIQRSVVHRLAIDGLHLPKGLKDFCKYE